From the genome of Tachysurus vachellii isolate PV-2020 chromosome 2, HZAU_Pvac_v1, whole genome shotgun sequence, one region includes:
- the LOC132860446 gene encoding uncharacterized protein LOC132860446 — translation MCRIRTLSSLAELRSSGFGQPAPRHGLRLLYWFVENCVEVNQQNQMILLCIPSTGDFGFRIFHNREEGGKGHLLPDSSNLLYYELGNLSGAGSLPEYVREKYTGFQDKSNTDRIVVSLESGTFHSIYVTRHETRINFDHRHTFCIGPELVRTIKKMQREDFLRAAKRRRNTGPRCNTKLLTEQKSEFLAAHRAPSHQPYSQDLQLHAAPHLRHHPHKDTRNISIFCFSLLFLLTSALLLGFIQ, via the coding sequence GTTTCGGTCAGCCGGCTCCTCGACACGGACTCCGCCTGCTCTACTGGTTTGTTGAGAACTGTGTGGAAGTGAATCAGCAGAATCAGATGATTCTGCTCTGCATTCCGTCCACAGGAGACTTTGGATTTCGAATCTTCCACAacagagaagaaggaggaaaagGCCACCTGCTTCCAGACTCCAGCAACCTGCTGTACTACGAGCTTGGGAACTTAAGTGGAGCCGGATCCCTGCCTGAGTACGTCCGAGAGAAATACACCGGCTTCCAGGACAAGAGCAACACTGATCGCATTGTGGTCAGCTTGGAGTCCGGAACGTTCCACAGCATCTATGTGACACGTCATGAGACGCGGATAAACTTTGACCACCGACACACGTTCTGCATCGGGCCAGAGCTTGTGAGAACCATCAAGAAAATGCAGAGAGAAGATTTCCTAAGAGCAGCTAAACGACGTCGGAACACCGGGCCTCGGTGCAACACGAAGCTCCTCACTGAACAAAAGTCTGAGTTCCTTGCAGCTCACAGAGCTCCATCACATCAACCTTACAGCCAGGATTTACAGCTACATGCTGCACCACATCTCAGACACCATCCTCACAAAGACACCAGAAACATCTCCATCTTCTGCTTCAGCCTGCTGTTCCTGTTAACCTCTGCACTGTTACTGGGTTTCATTCAGTGA